A genome region from Euphorbia lathyris chromosome 4, ddEupLath1.1, whole genome shotgun sequence includes the following:
- the LOC136225734 gene encoding serine/threonine-protein kinase PEPKR2-like yields MVLRKKNESKRLRENSSVDPPCRGLKRKSGCIDVVTQLGRKQKIEQHYDLGASIGQGKFGSVVLCRDKVTGVECACKLLPKGNGADLLVHQEVEIMQHLSGHPGIVTLKAVYEDAKFYYLVMELCSGGQLLHQMAREGQYSEHRAANIIRELILLIKYCQEMGVVHRDIKPENILLTASGKLKLADFGLSVRIKNGQKITGLAGSPAYVAPEILLGDYSDQVDIWSAGVLLHALLVGVLPFQGDSLGAVSEAIKNAELDFQSGVWESVSQPAKDLVSRMLTRDASARLTADEILRHPWILFYTEPTLKGLTFKSKFRNHVTLTSRKLTAAAGVEESGDTRIRSDERDCELADVLAQAISHMRISEPRRNRLCVGTSLIRQECFSNIKLNNLCTAF; encoded by the exons ATGGTTCTAAGGAAGAAAAATGAAAGCAAAAGATTGAGAGAAAATTCCTCTGTGGATCCACCATGTAGGGGTCTTAAGAGAAAATCTGGGTGTATTGATGTGGTGACTCAATTGGGACGCAAGCAAAAGATTGAGCAACATTATGATTTGGGTGCTTCAATAGGGCAGGGGAAGTTTGGATCTGTGGTATTATGTAGAGATAAAGTCACTGGGGTAGAGTGTGCATGCAAATTATTGCCCAAAGGCAATGGAGCGGATCTTCTTGTGCATCAAGAAGTGGAGATAATGCAGCACCTCTCTGGTCATCCAGGCATTGTAACCTTGAAGGCTGTTTATGAGGATGCAAAATTTTATTATCTGGTTATGGAGCTTTGTTCTGGAGGGCAGTTGCTTCACCAGATGGCAAGGGAAGGGCAATACTCAGAGCATCGCGCTGCTAATATCATAAGAGAGTTGATTTTACTCATCAAATATTGCCAAGAAATGGGTGTTGTCCACAGGGACATAAAGCCCGAGAATATCCTACTTACAGCATCAGGGAAATTGAAGCTTGCAGATTTTGGCCTATCTGTCAGAATTAAAAATG GTCAGAAAATAACAGGTTTGGCTGGAAGTCCCGCCTATGTTGCCCCAGAAATTTTATTGGGTGATTACTCTGATCAAGTTGATATTTGGAGTGCTGGTGTCCTGCTCCATGCCCTGTTGGTTGGGGTTCTTCCCTTTCAAGGCGATTCTTTGGGTGCAGTATCCGAGGCGATTAAGAATGCTGAACTCGATTTTCAGAGTGGAGTATGGGAGTCAGTATCTCAACCTGCAAAGGATCTAGTATCGCGCATGCTTACAAGAGATGCTTCAGCAAGATTAACTGCTGATGAAATACTGC GGCACCCTTGGATATTGTTCTATACAGAGCCAACTTTGAAGGGACTGACGTTcaaatcaaagtttagaaatCATGTAACGTTGACTTCCCGAAAACTAACAGCCGCAGCAGGTGTGGAGGAGTCTGGTGATACAAGGATAAGGTCGGATGAGCGAGATTGCGAATTGGCGGATGTCCTTGCACAGGCGATTTCACATATGAGAATATCTGAACCAAGGAGAAACAGATTGTGTGTTGGCACCAGCCTTATCCGCCAAGAATGTTTCTCTAATATTAAGCTTAACAATCTCTGTACAGCATTCTGA